A window of Polyangiaceae bacterium contains these coding sequences:
- a CDS encoding protein kinase, whose product MRISLERFHPVRRSLRRRALWLIGLGVPGVVFSSFWVLLAMLMFVWGEQSNPWEDRAVATILFVFGLLPLSVTGFMLWRGIANWSRAGQYERLIAIAEQNPGASLVSAARLLGLPGKRVTSLALQGATYGFITDMDQSELWLVGHEAPESDEDLSIPGEDSSGIGPRKHVLGNDVLAQYQAQLQQPDPGGSMVGALLGGTYRMEALIGAGAMGDVYSATHLRTGRRYAVKTIRRDLRVSEDAQRRFEREALAVNRIGHPGIVAVHDFDRAADGTLFMVMDHLEGETLEARLQRVGKLSWEDTRRFALDLASALAAAHAQRLVHRDLKPANVFVRREAEGLERAVILDFGLAKPVDDAVTSRITATGAAVGTPMYMSPEQARGEAVDQRSDIYGLCAVIYEMATGAPPFMDQTLASVYARLLTEPAAPASALLGSDCPAGLDEVLSRGLAKQPADRFNSVEELSVALGSVGATDEALRTA is encoded by the coding sequence GTGCGCATCAGCTTGGAGCGCTTTCACCCGGTTCGCCGCTCGTTGAGGCGTCGCGCGCTGTGGCTCATCGGCCTCGGCGTACCCGGCGTTGTGTTCTCGAGCTTCTGGGTGTTGCTTGCGATGCTGATGTTCGTCTGGGGCGAGCAAAGCAATCCGTGGGAGGACCGCGCCGTCGCGACGATTCTGTTCGTGTTCGGTTTGCTCCCGCTGTCGGTCACCGGCTTCATGCTCTGGCGGGGGATCGCGAACTGGTCGCGTGCTGGTCAGTACGAGCGCCTCATCGCCATCGCAGAGCAAAACCCCGGAGCAAGTCTCGTGAGCGCCGCCCGCCTGCTCGGTCTCCCGGGCAAGCGCGTGACGTCCCTGGCGCTCCAGGGTGCGACCTACGGCTTCATCACCGATATGGACCAGTCGGAGCTGTGGCTGGTTGGACACGAGGCTCCCGAGTCCGATGAGGACCTGTCGATACCCGGTGAGGACAGCAGCGGGATCGGGCCACGGAAGCACGTGCTCGGAAACGACGTGCTGGCGCAGTACCAGGCGCAGCTTCAGCAGCCTGACCCAGGGGGCAGCATGGTGGGTGCGCTGCTTGGTGGCACCTATCGCATGGAGGCCTTGATCGGCGCGGGAGCGATGGGCGACGTCTACTCGGCGACGCACCTGCGTACGGGGCGCCGCTACGCGGTGAAGACGATTCGCCGCGATCTGCGCGTCAGCGAAGACGCGCAGCGCCGCTTCGAACGTGAAGCACTGGCGGTCAATCGCATCGGCCATCCGGGCATCGTGGCGGTGCATGACTTCGATCGCGCTGCGGACGGTACGCTGTTCATGGTGATGGACCACCTCGAGGGTGAGACGCTCGAGGCGCGTCTGCAGCGCGTTGGCAAGCTCAGCTGGGAAGACACTCGGCGCTTCGCGCTGGACTTGGCTTCGGCGCTCGCCGCCGCGCACGCCCAAAGGCTGGTGCATCGCGACCTGAAGCCAGCGAACGTCTTCGTGCGCCGCGAGGCAGAAGGCTTGGAGCGAGCGGTGATCCTGGACTTTGGCCTGGCCAAACCGGTGGACGATGCCGTTACCTCGCGGATCACAGCGACGGGCGCTGCAGTGGGCACTCCGATGTACATGTCGCCGGAGCAGGCGCGGGGCGAGGCGGTGGATCAGCGGAGCGACATCTATGGTTTGTGCGCCGTGATCTACGAGATGGCGACAGGTGCGCCTCCCTTCATGGACCAGACCCTCGCGAGCGTGTACGCGCGGCTGCTCACGGAGCCCGCGGCGCCCGCCAGCGCCTTGCTTGGCAGCGACTGCCCGGCTGGACTGGACGAGGTGCTCTCCCGTGGACTTGCGAAGCAACCCGCCGATCGCTTCAACAGCGTGGAGGAGCTCTCAGTTGCCCTCGGGAGCGTTGGAGCGACGGACGAGGCGCTGCGCACAGCCTGA
- a CDS encoding cobyrinate a,c-diamide synthase — translation MPPAFMLAGTHSGVGKTTLCLALARLCQRRGLVVRCFKVGPDYLDPKQLRAIGVECHSLDAWLMGREAVERTFLAESRGADVVLVEGMMGLFDGAEPTSNAGSSAEIAAWLGLPVLLVADASGVARSFEALVRGYVSFAPELDFAGVIANRVGGPGHTGLLRQLDLPVELLGGVVGRPELELPERHLGLTADFEGAADVRFLEETVARVDAWADAVQADLRFDEWLDARAARLTPKLAGVSVSGGSGGEEQRGASAKPASCRVGVARDAAFSFYYPENLRRLGEMGARLVEFSPLEGELPEVDAVYLGGGYPELHGARLAANTRMLAALRGHFYADKPIYAECGGLMYCCNLLRDAAGAEHALLGLLPAKVSMCERLQAIGYCELELAEPCLLGPPGTKLRGHQFRHSTLEWGREPGGVVRSVGRLVSPRGDDLGAEGFVSRQLFASYVHQHWGRDATAAQHLVARASRDPRSARPR, via the coding sequence ATGCCGCCCGCGTTCATGCTTGCCGGCACCCACTCCGGGGTCGGCAAGACGACGCTGTGTCTGGCGCTGGCGCGCTTGTGTCAGCGCCGCGGCCTGGTGGTGCGCTGCTTCAAGGTGGGGCCAGACTATCTGGACCCGAAGCAACTCAGGGCGATTGGCGTCGAGTGCCACAGCCTGGATGCGTGGCTGATGGGCCGGGAAGCCGTCGAACGCACTTTCCTGGCGGAATCTCGAGGTGCCGACGTGGTGCTGGTCGAGGGCATGATGGGCCTGTTCGACGGTGCAGAGCCGACCAGCAACGCCGGCTCCAGCGCGGAGATCGCTGCCTGGCTTGGGCTGCCGGTGCTGCTGGTGGCTGACGCGAGCGGTGTCGCGCGGAGCTTCGAGGCGCTGGTTCGGGGCTACGTGAGCTTCGCGCCGGAGCTCGACTTCGCCGGAGTGATCGCGAACCGGGTTGGGGGCCCCGGTCACACCGGGCTCCTGCGGCAGCTCGATTTGCCGGTGGAGCTTTTGGGTGGGGTCGTGGGGCGACCGGAGCTCGAGCTGCCCGAGCGGCACCTGGGGCTGACGGCGGACTTCGAGGGAGCTGCGGATGTTCGTTTTCTTGAGGAAACGGTAGCGCGGGTCGATGCCTGGGCGGACGCGGTGCAAGCTGATCTGCGCTTTGATGAGTGGCTCGATGCTCGAGCAGCGCGCCTCACCCCCAAACTAGCTGGAGTCTCCGTCAGCGGGGGATCGGGGGGAGAGGAGCAACGTGGAGCAAGCGCAAAGCCAGCGAGCTGCCGGGTTGGAGTGGCGCGGGACGCTGCGTTCAGCTTCTACTACCCGGAGAACCTGCGACGCCTCGGAGAGATGGGGGCGCGCCTGGTCGAGTTTTCCCCGCTAGAGGGTGAGCTGCCGGAGGTCGACGCGGTGTACCTTGGTGGTGGCTATCCGGAGCTCCACGGCGCGCGCCTCGCAGCCAACACGCGGATGCTGGCTGCCTTGCGGGGACATTTCTACGCGGATAAACCGATCTACGCCGAGTGCGGTGGCCTGATGTACTGCTGCAACCTACTCCGCGATGCAGCAGGAGCCGAACACGCGCTGCTCGGTCTATTGCCAGCCAAGGTATCGATGTGTGAGCGCCTGCAGGCGATTGGCTACTGTGAGCTTGAACTCGCCGAGCCATGCCTCTTGGGGCCACCCGGGACGAAGCTTCGGGGGCACCAGTTCCGTCACTCCACCCTCGAGTGGGGGCGAGAGCCCGGCGGCGTTGTGCGTAGCGTTGGGCGGCTAGTGTCTCCGCGGGGAGATGATCTCGGGGCGGAGGGGTTCGTTTCGAGGCAACTATTCGCTAGCTACGTGCACCAGCACTGGGGACGAGACGCCACCGCGGCTCAGCACTTGGTGGCTCGCGCGTCTCGCGACCCTCGTTCCGCGCGCCCTCGATGA